In the genome of Streptomyces sp. P3, the window GTTCGGAGGCGATCTCGGCGACGGCCAGACCGCCGCCACGGGAGCCGGAGAACAGAGCCAGCAGGCGGCGTCCGTCGGCATTAAGCCCGGGGTGGGTGCCGGTCGCGGCGAAGACCACGCTCTCCAGACGCACGTCCGTGCTGGGGCGGGTACGTCCGCCCGTGCGGACGTAGGGCCTGACCAGGTCGGGATCCTGCCGCGGCCTGCTCATGCCGGCGGTGCTTCCACGCCGCTGGTCACCCGGGTCTTGACGCCCAGATGATCGCCGACGCTTC includes:
- a CDS encoding DUF742 domain-containing protein, translating into MSRPRQDPDLVRPYVRTGGRTRPSTDVRLESVVFAATGTHPGLNADGRRLLALFSGSRGGGLAVAEIASELALPPSTTRILVADLIGLGLMTLAQGHDVERPPASLIERVLHGLRAHA